In Sesamum indicum cultivar Zhongzhi No. 13 linkage group LG8, S_indicum_v1.0, whole genome shotgun sequence, the sequence GATTGAAGCATGCTGTTTGTTAGATGGATAAGGCTAAATAAAACGAAACGGGCTAACAGCATTTTACTCCCCTGTGAAAACCTTAACAGGCAAAACATCCACTAAACCGAGTTTTTGACTGTTAAGATTTTCACAGGGTGGTTGCATTTAACCGGAAACGAAACTCCAGATTCTTTTGTAGTCTCTGCATATCAATGAAAAATCTGTCATTTGTATTTCAAACTGCCATTGGTTATAGTTCTTGGTTTCGGTTTGAGAGGTGTTTGTATCAGCTTATCCATGTTGTCTGTTCAATTTGAGGACAGATCATCAACACTGATGGAATTGGAGGATTCTCCAGAAAACATGTCAACCATTTCACCTACAGCATCGTCCAAGTTGATAGTAAGGGAACCACAAGAGAATGCATCACACTGACGAGGTTTTGGTTCAACAGTTAAGGTTGCAGTTCgataaataagtatgatgATATATGTGTTTGTATATCATCAGATGCGAGGGTATTTGACATCTTTATGTCAGTTTATTACaatttgttattcttttagtTACTAGCTAAGAGTATTTGCAGTTTGGATATCATCTGATGTGCAGACATCTGACTGTCTTTTTCTTGTTAGTTCATTATAGtttttgttgttatatttACCAGCAAAGAGCCCGTGCGTTGCACGTGacgaatattttttgtaataagaaatttaacaataaaagtAATGAAAAATGTTACTTCATTTCTGAACTTGATGTGCATTATTATccttcttgaatttttgacTTCTAGCATTCTTTTTCTGACCATCTCATAATCTAAATATTATTCTTCTTTGACTGATAAAATATACGTcctaactaaaattatattactaaaattttcaagtattATAATacaaagtattaaaaatattaaagttaaaGATATTTAATACCTATCtgataactaataaaaataccGTTAATATTCATTACTGAATTGGTTCTGTTCTTCTTTATTTCACGACATAAAGAGGTAAAAGGTGTGCAAGATTGAACTCATCTTATGAACATGGTGAATAGTTTGTGCAATTTCTTGGCTCAATTTCAAAGCCTGAAGCCTCTGCCACAGTGCTGCCaacaactttttcttttggggtGGGTTACAACATTCAAAAAAGTAGTTGGCATATTCAGACCCCACCACTGAGGATTGTGTTTGTGCTGTGTATTGATAAGGGTTTTTATAACTGATCtacttttgtaaaaaattaaagtctaACCACATAGAAAGTAATACATGAGATACATCATAAGTTTAGTTCCACCAAATACATTAGTAAGAATTCAAACCCACATCGTAGGTGTGGCAAACGTTCGATCTTAACCACTAGGACAAACTATATGGGGATCAACAAGTCGTACATTAAACCCCACCAAATACACTGGCAAGGATTCAAACACACATCTTAGGTGTGGCAATGTTCGACTTTAGCCATTAGGCCACAATGATTGGTGGTGTGCTACCAAGAATAACAGACATGAGTGCTGTAAACTGACTTTATTCAGTTAGATTTTAACCTTCTAAGCTGTAAATTGACTTTGTTCAGAATCTCAGTTACTACAAGAAGGGTAGTTTTTGCATTGAAGACTTGCTGGTAAGCATGTGTGTGCTGATGTGGTAGCTTCAACTAATAAAAGAACAGCTTTCCATACACATCACATGCTATTTTTATTGCATAATTTACACTTGATTCTGTTCTGTTATCTTGTCCACACATATCACACTTGTCTTTCTGTCCTGATTCGTGATGGAGAGAGCATCATTTTTCCTAGCCAATGGCTGCACCCCGCTCTCCCTTTCCCATGACTTCATCCTGCCGGCCGATGTCCGGCCGGTGACGTCGTCCGTCTCAACATCGATCACCGTTCCAGTCATTGACCTGAACGACAAGCAGTCCTTGTTGGTCAAGAAAATATCAGATGCTTGTCAGGAATATGGTTTCTTTCACATTATCAACCATGGAGTGCCGGAGGAATTGTGCCGGCGAATGATGGCTGCAGTTAGTGATTTCTTTAAGCTTCCACCCGAAGAAAGATCACATCTCTTCACAGAAGACAAAACCAAGCCTTTAAGGGTGTTCAATTTTTACCTCAAAGTTGAAGGACAGAATAAAGTCACTATGTGGAGTGAGACACTAGTTCATCCTTGGCATGCTTCTGATGATTTTGCCAATTTTCTGCCAAGAAATCCTCCCCATTACCGGTACTAAGTCGTACCAATAGTCAAGTTGATTGCTTTTATGAAAACCTACTTAGTTAAGGATTTTGTGTTGTGTTTTTATGTTGTCTCAGAGAGTTGGCAAGTGAGTATGCGAAGGAGATCGGATGGCTCATGAGGCGGCTCTTGAGCTTGATATCTCAAGGGTTGGGGCTGAAGAAGGACAGTTTACGAGTAAGGCTTGGAGACAAACCTAGACTAGTTTCACATGCCAACTACTATCCACCGTGTCCACAACCTGAACTCACCTTGGGATTGCCTGCTCATACTGACTTAAACGCCCTCACCGTTCTTATGCAGTCTGAAGATGTAACTGGCCTGCAGGTGATGACAAAAGACGGCGAATGGATAGCCATCAACCCTCTCCGCAACGCCTTTGTTGTTAACATTGGTGATCAAATTCaggtaaattaattagattcaGAACAAATGTCGTTAGCAATGCATCATATAAAGTTGTTTattggtaaattttgtaaGATAAACATTTACTTATGATGGGATCTTGAGCTGAAAAACAATGAGGAATAAGAGTAATTGCGTTCAGGTCTTGAGCAATGGAAGGTATAAGAGCGTGCATCACAGGGCTGTTGGCAGCAAGTGCTCGGAACGAGTGTCGATTGCCATGTTTTATGGACCAAACAAGGACACAGTTGTTGGTCCAGTCGAGGAATTGGTTGATGAAGACCACCCTCCAGTGTACAGGAGTTATCGGTATGAGGAGTTTCTTGAAGAATTCCACAGGCAGGAAGGCACTAGGCGGAGGGTCAAGG encodes:
- the LOC105168311 gene encoding protein DMR6-LIKE OXYGENASE 2 isoform X2, which encodes MERASFFLANGCTPLSLSHDFILPADVRPVTSSVSTSITVPVIDLNDKQSLLVKKISDACQEYGFFHIINHGVPEELCRRMMAAVSDFFKLPPEERSHLFTEDKTKPLRVFNFYLKVEGQNKVTMWSETLVHPWHASDDFANFLPRNPPHYRELASEYAKEIGWLMRRLLSLISQGLGLKKDSLRSEDVTGLQVMTKDGEWIAINPLRNAFVVNIGDQIQVLSNGRYKSVHHRAVGSKCSERVSIAMFYGPNKDTVVGPVEELVDEDHPPVYRSYRYEEFLEEFHRQEGTRRRVKEVFELQH
- the LOC105168311 gene encoding protein DMR6-LIKE OXYGENASE 2 isoform X1 → MERASFFLANGCTPLSLSHDFILPADVRPVTSSVSTSITVPVIDLNDKQSLLVKKISDACQEYGFFHIINHGVPEELCRRMMAAVSDFFKLPPEERSHLFTEDKTKPLRVFNFYLKVEGQNKVTMWSETLVHPWHASDDFANFLPRNPPHYRELASEYAKEIGWLMRRLLSLISQGLGLKKDSLRVRLGDKPRLVSHANYYPPCPQPELTLGLPAHTDLNALTVLMQSEDVTGLQVMTKDGEWIAINPLRNAFVVNIGDQIQVLSNGRYKSVHHRAVGSKCSERVSIAMFYGPNKDTVVGPVEELVDEDHPPVYRSYRYEEFLEEFHRQEGTRRRVKEVFELQH